A genome region from Pleurocapsa minor HA4230-MV1 includes the following:
- a CDS encoding ribonuclease J translates to MSKIVKKSKKPTVKIIPLGGLHEIGKNTCVFEYEDEIILLDAGLGFPSDQMHGINIVLPDMTYLRENSHRIKGMIVTHGHEDHIGGIAYHLKQFDIPVIYGPRLAMSLLSDKLEEAGVSDRTTLKSVLPRDIVQIGQYFRAEYIRNTHSIADSFTVAIHTPIGTIIHSGDFKIDHTPVDGEHFDLQKLAEHGAKGVLCLLSDSTNAEVPGHTPSERSVYPNLDRIFNGAEGRIMVTTFSSSVHRVNMVLDLARKHGRKVAVVGRSMLNVIAHARKLGYIQCRDDIFEPLRSVNRLPDEKVLILCTGSQGEELAAMTRISKGEHRQISVREGDTIIFSANPIPGNTIGVVNTIDRLMMQGAKVVYGRKEGIHVSGHGAREDHKLMLNLTRPKFFVPVHGEHRMLVEHSGMAQAMGIPKENIVIIKNGNIIELTEDSIGVNGEVPSGIELVDRAGIVQDNVMKERQQLAEDGVITVAAAINWSGELVATPALHLRGVVTSIEQSLLQQLVNRTVERILSDRWNDFSETKDGETEVDWTGVRLEIEGGLQRLLKRELKSRPLVVFMMQIPEKQPAKTTTARRRKRSSSIGTTSTASSTSAPVISSRK, encoded by the coding sequence ATGAGCAAAATAGTCAAAAAAAGCAAAAAGCCAACTGTCAAAATTATTCCCTTGGGTGGACTGCATGAAATAGGTAAAAACACTTGTGTCTTTGAATACGAAGATGAAATAATTCTGCTGGATGCAGGATTGGGTTTTCCCTCAGATCAAATGCACGGCATCAACATCGTTTTACCCGATATGACCTACTTGAGAGAGAACTCTCATCGGATTAAGGGCATGATTGTCACTCATGGTCATGAAGATCATATTGGCGGTATTGCTTATCACCTCAAGCAGTTTGATATCCCTGTAATTTATGGGCCGCGACTAGCAATGTCTTTGCTGAGCGATAAATTAGAAGAAGCGGGAGTTAGCGATCGCACTACCTTAAAAAGCGTTCTTCCCAGAGACATTGTCCAGATCGGTCAGTATTTCCGCGCTGAATATATCCGCAATACCCACTCCATCGCCGACAGCTTTACCGTTGCCATCCATACACCAATTGGCACAATCATCCATTCAGGAGACTTTAAAATTGACCACACTCCTGTAGATGGTGAACACTTCGATCTTCAGAAGCTAGCCGAGCATGGAGCCAAGGGTGTACTGTGCTTGCTGAGCGATTCTACCAATGCTGAAGTTCCAGGACATACCCCTTCAGAGAGATCCGTCTATCCCAACCTAGATCGCATCTTTAATGGCGCAGAGGGGCGGATTATGGTGACCACCTTCTCTTCTTCAGTGCATCGAGTCAATATGGTCTTAGACTTAGCTCGTAAGCATGGTCGCAAGGTTGCAGTCGTCGGACGTTCGATGCTAAACGTGATTGCCCACGCTCGTAAACTAGGGTATATCCAGTGTCGTGACGATATTTTTGAACCCTTACGCTCAGTCAATCGTTTACCAGACGAAAAAGTTTTAATTCTTTGTACTGGCTCTCAGGGTGAAGAATTAGCAGCGATGACCCGTATTTCTAAAGGGGAACATCGACAAATTAGTGTGAGGGAAGGAGACACGATCATCTTTTCCGCTAATCCCATTCCTGGCAACACTATCGGCGTGGTTAACACCATCGATCGCCTGATGATGCAGGGAGCAAAAGTAGTCTATGGACGTAAAGAAGGAATTCACGTTTCAGGTCATGGTGCGCGAGAAGACCACAAGCTCATGCTTAATCTAACCAGACCCAAGTTCTTTGTCCCTGTTCATGGTGAACACAGGATGTTGGTAGAACACTCAGGCATGGCTCAGGCAATGGGTATTCCGAAAGAAAACATTGTCATCATCAAAAACGGCAATATCATTGAACTTACAGAAGACAGCATTGGCGTTAATGGAGAAGTTCCTTCTGGTATCGAACTTGTAGACCGTGCAGGTATCGTGCAAGACAACGTGATGAAAGAAAGACAGCAGTTGGCTGAAGATGGTGTAATTACTGTCGCTGCTGCAATCAACTGGTCTGGTGAATTAGTCGCTACTCCTGCTTTACACCTACGGGGGGTGGTCACTTCCATCGAGCAATCTTTACTGCAACAGTTGGTCAATCGAACTGTCGAAAGAATTTTAAGCGATCGCTGGAACGATTTTAGTGAAACTAAAGACGGTGAAACTGAGGTTGACTGGACGGGAGTACGTCTAGAAATTGAAGGTGGTTTACAGCGTTTATTGAAGCGGGAATTAAAAAGCCGTCCTTTGGTAGTATTTATGATGCAAATTCCTGAAAAACAACCTGCTAAAACCACAACAGCCAGAAGAAGAAAACGTTCTAGTTCGATCGGCACAACTAGCACAGCTAGCTCAACTTCTGCACCTGTAATTTCTAGCCGTAAATAA
- a CDS encoding ABC transporter substrate-binding protein, whose product MYNFETLQQGSANANGMTLSVAWHSGDNTDRVFIESAQSQWGGDVGWRTAMAYDATKAMVVGLESELKPTRQQLQATLANPDFTFTGATGIVKFLPSGDRNLKGVLVQVESGDRSGVGYDFVPVEP is encoded by the coding sequence ATGTATAACTTTGAAACTCTACAACAAGGTTCAGCAAATGCTAACGGCATGACTTTATCGGTAGCTTGGCATTCAGGGGATAATACGGATCGAGTCTTTATTGAGTCAGCTCAATCACAATGGGGTGGTGATGTTGGGTGGCGCACCGCGATGGCTTATGATGCAACGAAAGCAATGGTTGTCGGTTTGGAGTCAGAGTTAAAACCCACTCGCCAGCAGCTACAGGCAACTTTAGCCAATCCTGATTTTACTTTTACTGGTGCTACAGGCATAGTCAAATTTTTACCTTCAGGCGATCGCAACCTTAAAGGTGTTCTAGTTCAAGTAGAATCAGGCGATCGCTCTGGGGTGGGTTATGATTTTGTGCCAGTTGAACCTTAA